TGGAAAAATTGGTGACGATGGTGGCGCCAACAGCCCGGATACCGTCCCATCCTTGCGCTAAGTCAAAGTCTGCGGCGAAGGGGGCCGCTATGAGTATCTTTGCGACGGAAGGGCAGAACAGGCCATGATGCAATGTCATGATGTCGGGCGGGATGATGTGGGGCATCGTTCTTCTGGTGCTCGTGCTCCTTACCGCCGCCGCTTTGATCAAATACGTATTTTTCCGGTGATCCAGCTTTGACGAAGTTGCGGCCCAGATGGAGGAACTGAGATGCAAACCATCCATATGATCAGCAGGCGCTCCTTCCTCGCCAGCGCCACCGCGTTCCCCCTCCTGCTCTCAACGGCGGGAACGGTTCGCTCGGCAGGACTGCCTCTGGTGACCGTCACCAAGGATACGAATTGCGGGTGCTGCGGCGCATGGGTCGAGCATATCGAGGCGGCCGGCTTCCCGGTGAGCGTCGTGGAATCGAGCGAGGTCGAAAGCCTCAAGCAGCGGCTCGGCGTCCCGGCGGCGTTGTACTCCTGCCATACGGCCGAAGTGGACGGCTATGTCATCGAAGGACATGTGCCGGCCGCCGCGCTTCGCCGCCTCCTGGCCGCGCGCCCGCTCGCGACAGGGCTTGCGGTTCCCGGAATGCCCGCCGGCTCCCCCGGCATGGACTTTCCCGGCGTGGTCCCCGAGCCATACGAGGTGTTCCTGTTCGGCCCTTCCGTCCAGAAAACCTTCGGGCGTTTCCGCGGCGCGCGGGAGATCTGAGTGGAACGGTGCTCATGATCCATCCGGTCGCCATCAGTCCGATCCAGAACCGGGCCTGCGGGGCAGACCCTGCCTTTGTCAGGAGCTCTGGTTGCCTGGGCTCGGATACTGACGGCCGCAAGGATGTCATCTGGTGCGTGGCAACTCTCCATCCCGACCTCGACAAAGAAGCCAAGCCATGAGCAGGAGCTCGACTGCGGCTTTCGGATCGAAAGGCGACTGGCTCCGCCAGTTCCTGACAGGCCTGCTGCTGCTTGCGTTCAGCGCTTTTGTTTTCCTGGCAGCGGCGCATGCCAGCCCGGGCACACACGGCTCGTATCAGGATCAGACCGTTGCGGGTGCACAGCATGAGGCCCATTCGAATTACTCCGACGACCGAAGCAAGGCTGCGGACGAACGATGCTGTCACACTGAAACGGCGCCGGACCGCGATTGCGGCCAGCTCTGCACCATTGTTGCCCTGCTACCCGAGGCGCCGCCTGTGATGCCATCCTCGGACGGCGAGCCATTGCTCGGTTTCCAGGCCAGCGATCTGGGCCGAAATCCTTCAGTCCTCCTGACACCACCGCGTCTGACCGCCCCTGCGTAGTGAACGCATCGGCCGGGAGGTGTTCTTCTCGGCACTCAAGCAGCAAACAGTCAGACGAAGCCACGGTAGGCGCGCGTCCAGAAATTAGACGCGGCTCTCCGGTGCCAAAGGATGAACCATGACGTACCGAACAATAGTTGCCCTTTCTGCCAGTCTCTTGATGGGAGTCTCCGGCGCTGCTCTGGCGCAGCAGGCAGAGCATGACGCCCATCACCCTCAGACGCCGCAGGCCCAGGAGGAACGGGCCCCTGCCTCCATGTCCCCTTCAGGACAGATGCCTTCGATGCAGGACATGCCGAAGGAATGCCGGGCCATGATGGAGACCATGCCCCAAGCGTGCATGGACGCCATGCAGCAGATGATGCAGGGCGGCATGATGCACGGTGGGATGGCCGCTCCCCAAGGCGGAGAGTCGGCTCCAGCCGACGCCGATGTCGCCGACTTCACCAAGGCCTATGTCGATGCGATGGAGGAGATGCACGGTCCGATGATGGAGGGCGTCATGGCCGAGGACCCGGACGTCGCTTTCATCCGGGGCATGATCCCGCACCATCAGGGTGCGGTCGACATGGCGAAGATCGTGCAGCGATACGGAGATGACCCGCAGACAAGAGAGTGGGCGTCTCAGATCATTGAAGCACAGGAACGTGAGATCGCCGAAATGCAGGCGTGGCTGGACAGGAATGCCGGCCAGCAGCCTGCCGGCTTGGTCGAGACAGGCGGAACCGTGTACTCCGCCAACGAGGGCGACAATTCGATCAGCGCCATCGAACTCGGCACGGGTTCGGTCGAGACGGTGCAGATCGGAGTCTCACCGCACAATGTCGATCGGACACCGGACGGGAGGCTGTTGCTCGCCGTCGGGAGCGCTGCCTCCGATCACGCTCACGGATCGGATGACCAGGGACATGCCGATGCCGGCAACGGGCTTCTGGTGGTGCTCGATCCGCAGCAGCTGTCACAACCCGTCGGCACTGTAGAAGTCGGTGCGCATCCGGCGCATGTCGTCGCCGATCGTAGCGGCCGCGCCTATGTTTCGCTGTCCGGCGGGAACGAGATTGCGGTCGTTGATCTCGCAGCGGCTTCGGTGATCGAGCACATCACGACCGGAGCCTATCCGCACGGGCTGCGCCTCAACCCGGATGAGAGCGAGCTCTATGTGGCCAATGTCGAGGACGGCTCGGTCTCCGTCATCGACACGCAGGAGCTGACCGAGGTTGCGCGCATTCCGGTGGGCGCAGCGCCTGTTCAGGTCGGGTTCACGCCCTCGGGCGATCAGGTCTACGTCTCTCTTCGAGACGAGAACCGGGTGGCCGTCATCGACACCGCATCCCGCGAGGTGACGAACAGGATCGACGTCGGGCCGAACCCGATCCAGATGTTCGCCACCCCGGATGGAGCCTACGTCTATGTGGCCAATCAGGGCACCGAGGCGGAACCGAACGACACGGTCTCCGTGATCGAGATTGAGTCCGGAAACGTGATCGAGACGATCACCACCGGGAGCGGCGCCCACGGCGTCTCGGCATCGGCTGACGGGGCATTCGTGTTCGTAACGAACATTGCCGATGACAGCGTTTCGATCATCGACGTGGCGAGCCAGGAAGTGCTCAAGACCGTGCCGGTCGGCGATCGCCCGAACGGCATAGTCTACGCCGGATCGAACCAGTAAGCAGCGCGGCGCCGGAGCGAAACAGCTCTGGCGCCAGACTTGAGAATTGAGAATAGCTATTGGCGTCGATGAGCAGAGCCGGCGTGCATGACGAACTTCGAGGCAGCACGGCATTGGTTGCAGACATCGGAACTGATCTTGTCGCATATGCCGCCCTTTTCGTAAGCGCGTTCACGTCGGCGACCCTCCTACCAGGGTCGTCCGAGGCAGCGCTCCTGACTCTTCTAACAATGGGACAGGCCAACCTCGTCACCCTAGTGGGCGTCGCAACGGCAGGAAATGTGCTCGGCTCCTTGGTGAACTGGGCGCTGGGCAGGTTCCTCTCAGGGTTTCGAGACCATCGCTGGTTTCCGATTGACGACAGGTCATTTAGCCGTGCATCAGATTGGTACGGACGTTATGGCGTGTGGTCTCTACTCTTGTCCTGGCTGCCGATTATCGGCGATCCGCTGACAGTTGTGGCAGGAGCACTGCGAGTTGACCTTTCTCGTTTTCTCATATTCGTGTCGATCGGCAAAGCGGCACGCTATCTCTTTGTCGCCGGCGCATTTCTCTGGTGGAGCGGTTCTTGAGTGTACTTGCACGTCGAGTCGAGCTGTTGAGAATGGCGGAGACGAAGGGGCGCAGCCGAGCCGCCACCGCGCCCAGAAGCCTCACGCGGCCGCCGACTGGTCCTTGCGTTCGGCCGGATAGCCTGCCTCGGTTAAGGCGGCGGGGAGTACCTGCTCGTCCACCTTCGTGGTGACCGTCACTTCGCGGGTGGGTGGATTGGTGGTGACATCAGCCGCCGGATCGACGCTCAGAAGCGCGTTGTTGACCCGGCGCGCGCAGCCGCCGCAAGTCATGTCGGGAGCAGTGAATCGGAACATGCGAACTCTCCTCTGTTGGGCGTTCACGGACAAATCTGGTCCTTGCCACGTTGGCAAGGTCAAGGGTCAACGAGGAAAAATGATATCGCGGCCAAGGCGGCCTTGACCTTCCCATTGTTGGAAGCCCCATCTGGGGTGCAATGGATCAGGAAGGAAGCATGTCAAGACGAACCTTGTTCCGGCGAATTTGCTGCTAGGACCGTCTGACCGCCGCCCGTTCCTGCCGCGCCAGGCCGCTCGGCCCGTCCGTGAACGACGAATCTGGTCATGTCATGGCCAGCTAGACCACTGATCGCCATTGCCTGATCGGCGCTTCTCGCATGCAAAATGTGGGCGATGTGCAGCTCATCGGCTTATAGATCAAGTTTCAGCGGATTTGGGAAGCAATTTGTTCTTGACCTTCCAGCCGTTGGAAGGATTAGGGGTCTGCGACATCTGAACGCCCCATGAAAAATAACAGGAACTCCGGATGTCTACGCTCTCCCCCCAAACGCCGAAGCCTCCGGTGGCTTCGTCACCTGCAAGCACGACATTGCCGCTGGCCGTCATTGCGACGGCTCAGCTCATGGTGGTGCTTGACGATACCATCGCGAACATCGCCCTGCCGACACTCCAGAACGAACTCGGAATGTCGGCTGCGAGCCTGCCTTGGGTGATCAACGCCTACGTTCTCGCCTTTGGTGGACTGCTGCTGTTCGGCGGCAGGTTGGGCGATATCTATGGCCGGCGGCGCATGCTGCAGGCGGGCATGGCGATCTTCACCATTGCTTCCCTGTTCGTCGGGCTTGCCCAGGACAGCATGAGCATAATCGCGTCACGCGGTCTACAGGGCGTGGGTGCGGCGCTGACGGCCCCCAATGCTCTTGCCTTGATCGCGACGACCTTCCCCGAAGGCAAGGCGCGCAACGGAGCGATGGCCGTTTACGGAGCAATGTCCGGCCTTGGTATCATCGCCGGGCTGATCCTCGGCGGGCTGCTGACGGGGCTGCTGGGCTGGCGCTGGGCCTTCTTCATCAACATTCCCATCGGCCTGGCTGTGCTGGCGGGGTCAAGAACGCTTGTCGAGGCGGAACTGCACAAAGGCCGCCCGGACTTCACCGGCGCGCTCACCAGCATTGTGGGCATGGCCGCGCTCGTCTATGGGATCACCCGTGGCGGCGAACATGGCTGGACGGACAGCATCACGCTCGCCTCGTTCGCTACCGCCGCGATCCTGCTGCCGCTGTTCCTGATCTTGCAGTCGCGCAGCAAAGACCCGCTTCTGCCGCCACGTCTGTTCAAGGAGCGCAACCGGGCGGGTTCCTACCTCGCCATGCTGCTGCTGGGCTTCGGTCCGATGGGGATGATCTATCTGCTGACGCTCTATTTGCAGCACATCCTCGGCTACAGCCCGATCATGACCGCGCTGGCGTTCCTGCCATTCGGTGCGGGTATTATCGTTGGGGCCATTGTCAGTTCCAAGCTTGTCACGCGGTTTGCGCCGCGCGAGGTGGCAGCGCCCGCCGCACTAATAGGCGGCGCTGCCTTGTTCTGGCTCGCCAATATCGGACAGGAACTCAACTATATGTGGCACTTCATGCCCGCGGCCTTCCTCACCGCTTTCGGTTTCGTGGGGGCCGTGATTGCACTGGCGCTGACCGCCGTCAAAGGCGTGCAGACACAGGAGACGGGCATCGCATCGGCGCTCTTCAACGCCTCGCAACAGATCGGCGTCGCCTTGGGGCTGGCCGTCCTTTCGACCATCGCAGTCTCTGCCACGGCTGGCAGGTTGCCGGGTGCACTCGCCGCCCTCTATCGCGGGCGGGAGACGGGTGACGCCGGGCTAGTGAGATCGGCCAGCGATGCGCTGATCCACGGTTATGGTCTTGCGCTTGCGGGAGCTGGAGCTGCCCTCGTGATTGCCGCAGTCATTGCCGCGGTTCTGGTCAACGCTAAGAGGGGACAGGTTTCTACCGGCACGATCGCTGTCCATTGACAGGATAGTCATTAAGCCTACGGCGCGGTTCCGTGGCGCGCTACCCGCCGTAGGCCTTGCGCAGACGCCTGCTTGGACGAATTGCAAGCGGAGCGGTTGACATACAACATATGAACACATATTCATGTGTTGTATGTCAACCGCATGAGCCCTGAAATGTCCCATTCACACAGCCATGGTCATTCTCATGATGACCATTCCCATGATCACTCCCATGCGCCGACCGTCACGAGCGATAATGAGCGCAAGGTCCTTCTCTCGTTCTTCCTGATCCTCACGTTCATGATCGTGGAGGTGATCGGCGGTCTGATCTCAGGATCGCTGGCGCTGCTCGCCGACGCTGGACATATGCTGAGCGACGCGGCTGCGCTGGCGCTAGCTTATGCCGCCTTTCGGTTCGGACGGCGGGCGGCAGACTCCAACCGGACCTTTGGCTATCTGCGTTTCGAGGTCCTTGCCGGTTTTATCAACGCAATCACGCTATTCGCGATCGTCGTCTGGATTGTCTATGAAGCCTGGCAGCGCTTTCAGGAACCGCATGTTATCCTCGCGGGTCCGATGCTTGGCGTCGCCATTGCGGGGCTCCTCATCAATATTCTCGTGTTCTGGATTCTGACGCGCGGAGATACCGAGCACGTGAACATCAAGGGTGCCATCCTTCATGTGTTGGGCGACCTCCTCGGCTCTGTGGCAGCGGTTTCAGCCGCCATCGTGATCATGTACACGGGTTGGACGCTGATCGATCCTATCCTCTCGGTGTTTGTCTCCCTGCTGATCCTGCGCGCCGCGTGGAATCTCCTCGGCAAGTCGATACATATCCTGCTTGAAGGTGCGCCAGATAACGCGACGCCCGAGAAGATCGAACGCCATCTTGTCGAGAACATCGCTGGCGTGGCGTCGGTGAGCCACATCCATGTCTGGTCGATCACGTCCGGGCGGACCTTGGCCACCCTACATGTGCGGCCGAAAGCCGATGTCGATGCTCGCTCGGTGATGCGCGCGGTCGAGCGTGAGTTGAAGTCACAGTTTAAGATCGAACATCCGACCATCGCCATCGACTGGAATGACGATGCGGACGCGTGCAGCCTGTCGCAAGCCTCTGCCTTGACGGGGCACGCGCATGGGGATCGACACGACCATGATGGGCATCACCACAACCATGGGCCTGAGCATGTCCACAGCAAGCAGGAGCATGAACGTTGAAGCAAGCCCCGTCCCTGTCGCAGAACGACGTAACCGTACTGGCAGAGACTTTTCGCCTGCTGGGCGATCCTACACGGCTGAGAATTCTGCTCTTTTGCCTGCCGGGTCCAAAGTCCGTCGGCGACATTGTTGAGAGCCTGGGACTGTCGCAGACACTGGTTAGCCACCATTTACGCCTGCTCAGAGGTGCACGGCTCGTCAGGGGGGAGCGTCGGTCAAAGCAGGTTTTCTACGAAGTGGCAGACAGTCA
This genomic window from Aureimonas sp. OT7 contains:
- a CDS encoding DUF411 domain-containing protein → MQTIHMISRRSFLASATAFPLLLSTAGTVRSAGLPLVTVTKDTNCGCCGAWVEHIEAAGFPVSVVESSEVESLKQRLGVPAALYSCHTAEVDGYVIEGHVPAAALRRLLAARPLATGLAVPGMPAGSPGMDFPGVVPEPYEVFLFGPSVQKTFGRFRGAREI
- a CDS encoding DUF305 domain-containing protein, yielding MMETMPQACMDAMQQMMQGGMMHGGMAAPQGGESAPADADVADFTKAYVDAMEEMHGPMMEGVMAEDPDVAFIRGMIPHHQGAVDMAKIVQRYGDDPQTREWASQIIEAQEREIAEMQAWLDRNAGQQPAGLVETGGTVYSANEGDNSISAIELGTGSVETVQIGVSPHNVDRTPDGRLLLAVGSAASDHAHGSDDQGHADAGNGLLVVLDPQQLSQPVGTVEVGAHPAHVVADRSGRAYVSLSGGNEIAVVDLAAASVIEHITTGAYPHGLRLNPDESELYVANVEDGSVSVIDTQELTEVARIPVGAAPVQVGFTPSGDQVYVSLRDENRVAVIDTASREVTNRIDVGPNPIQMFATPDGAYVYVANQGTEAEPNDTVSVIEIESGNVIETITTGSGAHGVSASADGAFVFVTNIADDSVSIIDVASQEVLKTVPVGDRPNGIVYAGSNQ
- a CDS encoding YqaA family protein, with the translated sequence MHDELRGSTALVADIGTDLVAYAALFVSAFTSATLLPGSSEAALLTLLTMGQANLVTLVGVATAGNVLGSLVNWALGRFLSGFRDHRWFPIDDRSFSRASDWYGRYGVWSLLLSWLPIIGDPLTVVAGALRVDLSRFLIFVSIGKAARYLFVAGAFLWWSGS
- a CDS encoding heavy-metal-associated domain-containing protein is translated as MFRFTAPDMTCGGCARRVNNALLSVDPAADVTTNPPTREVTVTTKVDEQVLPAALTEAGYPAERKDQSAAA
- a CDS encoding MFS transporter, with the protein product MSTLSPQTPKPPVASSPASTTLPLAVIATAQLMVVLDDTIANIALPTLQNELGMSAASLPWVINAYVLAFGGLLLFGGRLGDIYGRRRMLQAGMAIFTIASLFVGLAQDSMSIIASRGLQGVGAALTAPNALALIATTFPEGKARNGAMAVYGAMSGLGIIAGLILGGLLTGLLGWRWAFFINIPIGLAVLAGSRTLVEAELHKGRPDFTGALTSIVGMAALVYGITRGGEHGWTDSITLASFATAAILLPLFLILQSRSKDPLLPPRLFKERNRAGSYLAMLLLGFGPMGMIYLLTLYLQHILGYSPIMTALAFLPFGAGIIVGAIVSSKLVTRFAPREVAAPAALIGGAALFWLANIGQELNYMWHFMPAAFLTAFGFVGAVIALALTAVKGVQTQETGIASALFNASQQIGVALGLAVLSTIAVSATAGRLPGALAALYRGRETGDAGLVRSASDALIHGYGLALAGAGAALVIAAVIAAVLVNAKRGQVSTGTIAVH
- a CDS encoding cation diffusion facilitator family transporter, whose protein sequence is MSHSHSHGHSHDDHSHDHSHAPTVTSDNERKVLLSFFLILTFMIVEVIGGLISGSLALLADAGHMLSDAAALALAYAAFRFGRRAADSNRTFGYLRFEVLAGFINAITLFAIVVWIVYEAWQRFQEPHVILAGPMLGVAIAGLLINILVFWILTRGDTEHVNIKGAILHVLGDLLGSVAAVSAAIVIMYTGWTLIDPILSVFVSLLILRAAWNLLGKSIHILLEGAPDNATPEKIERHLVENIAGVASVSHIHVWSITSGRTLATLHVRPKADVDARSVMRAVERELKSQFKIEHPTIAIDWNDDADACSLSQASALTGHAHGDRHDHDGHHHNHGPEHVHSKQEHER
- a CDS encoding metalloregulator ArsR/SmtB family transcription factor, whose translation is MKQAPSLSQNDVTVLAETFRLLGDPTRLRILLFCLPGPKSVGDIVESLGLSQTLVSHHLRLLRGARLVRGERRSKQVFYEVADSHVSDMLIDMATHIDEEHFDD